Proteins found in one Patagioenas fasciata isolate bPatFas1 chromosome 13, bPatFas1.hap1, whole genome shotgun sequence genomic segment:
- the LOC139829064 gene encoding uncharacterized protein, translating into MADKCPGEVVSTLLTIAPPADSTALALWEVMFSVPQTLQNVLKELHIQLQDRHRRVLHTCWEDTSILRLAILASNDLQDEEFAPMYLIMRFLRQRRPKVLSLVLRGLMTLSEREEMARKMKVMLPDLSWVLQYGNNVIKTKALVVFRNVMAQLEREEASPIAVVLAKLLLPFFDDELSQLRKISISLFRDLMKMVVENDKRKMKNTVRLGLLPLFFHMSDQVQSVAKVAREALLDAAELLKWKQLRHLVQTQQTWRTGESLLERDRSRAQELLRQSLPYLRDPQTSLQEAALRFIGLAVRHLRDPSKESLAEICRAIQPLEEETDPSISSLATQTIVTVCSSWKRPRSRWSLRALCCWR; encoded by the exons ATGGCTGACAAGTGCCCTGGGGAGGTGGTGTCCACGCTGCTGACAATCGCACCACCAGcagacag cactgccctggcactgtgggaggtgatgttctccgTGCCTCAGACCCTGCAGAACGTGTTGAAGGAGCTGCACATCCAACTCCAGGACCGGCACCGTAGGGTCTTACATACATGCTGGGAGGACACATCCATCCTTCGCTTGGCT ATCCTGGCCAGCAATGACCTGCAAGATGAGGAGTTTGCTCCAATGTACCTCATCATGAGGTTTCTGAGGCAGCGAAGACCAAAggtgctctccctggtgctcaggggcttgatgacgctgtcagagagagaagagatg GCCAGAAAAATGAAGGTCATGCTGCCAGACCTGTCGTGGGTCCTGCAGTACGGCAATAACGTCATCAAGACCAAGGCTCTGGTGGTCTTCAGAAACGtgatggctcagctggagagggaggaggccagCCCCATCGCCGTGGTGCTGGCAAAGCTTCTCCTGCCCTTCTTTGATGAC gagctgagccagctgagaaagatctccatcagcctcttcagggacctgatgaagatggtggtggagaacgacaagagaaagatgaagaacACGGTGCGACTTggcctgctccctctcttcttccacaTGAGTGACCAAGTGCAGAGCGTGGCCAAG gtggccagggaagccctcctggATGCAGCAGAGCTCCTCAAGTGGAAACAGCTCAGACATCTCGTGCAGACTCAGCAGACATGGAGGactggagagagcttg ctggagcgggacaggagcagggctcagGAGCTCTTGAGGCAGAGCCTGCCGTACCTGAGGGACCCTCAGACCAGCTTGCAAGAGGCCGCCTTGAGGTTCATTG ggctggctgtgcgGCACCTGAGGGACCCAAGCAAGGAGAgtctggctgagatctgcagag ccaTTCAGCCCTTGGAGGAGGAGACTGACCCCTCCATCAGCTCCCTGGCAACCCAGACCATTGTCACCGTGTGCTCTTCATGGAAGCGGCCAAGATCTCGATGGAGCCtgagagccctgtgctgctggcgctaa